The Caulobacter sp. 73W region CGACGATCCGACACCGTGAAATGCAAAATGGCCGGACTTTCGCCCGGCCATTCGCGTTCTAGACATCCACCTCGGCGTCGAGGGCGTTCTGCTGGATGAACTCTCGGCGGGGTTCGACCAGGTCCCCCATCAGGCGGGCGAACATGTCGTCGGCGTCGTCGGCGTGGGTCACCTTGACCTGCAGCAGGGTGCGGGCCTCCGCGTCGAGGGTCGTCTCCCACAGCTGGTCGGGGTTCATCTCGCCCAGGCCTTTGTAGCGCTGGATCGACAGGCCCTTGCGGCCGGCGTCCATCACCGCCTGGACCAGGTCCAGCGGACCGCGCACGGTCGTCGACTTGTCCTTGCGGCGGAAGATCGCCGGCTTGGAGAAGGTTTCGGCCAGGGCTCCGGCGCGCTCGGCCAGACGGCGGGCGTCGGCGGCGTTCAGGGTCATCTCGTCGATCACCAGGCGCTCGGACACGCCGCGCTTCACGCGGCTGAAGCTGTAGCCGCCGCCGGTCGCGGCGGGCTCGCCGCTCCACGGGCCGTCGCCTTCCTCGGCGTAGAGGTCCAGGCGCTTGGCGGCCGAAGCCACGTCGGCCTTGTCGCCGAACAGCCCGGCCAGGGCCGTCTGTTCAACGGCGAAGGCCGGGGCGCGGGCCGACAGGCGTTCGATGTTGGCCTTCGCGCCGCGTGCGGTCTGCACCATGGCCAGCAGGTCGCGGCCGGTCAGGCGCTCGCCCGAGGCCAGGTCCAGCTCGGCGCCGTCCACGCCCTCGTCGGTGAGGAACGACTCCATCTCGGCGTCGTCCTTCAGGTAGCGCGAGGACTTGCCCTTGGTCGCCTTATAGAGCGGCGGCTGGGCGATGTAGATGTAGCCGCGCTCGATCAGCTCCGGCATCTGGCGGTAGAAGAAGGTCAGCAGCAGGGTGCGGATGTGGGCGCCGTCGACGTCGGCGTCGGTCATCAGCACGATCTTGTGGTAGCGCACCTTGTCGGCGTCGAAGTCCTCGCGGCCGATGCCGGCGCCCAGCGCGGTGATCAAGGTGCCGACCTGGTCCGAGGACAGCATCTTGTCGAAGCGGGCGCGCTCAACGTTCAGGATCTTGCCGCGCAGGGGCAAGATCGCCTGGTTCTCGCGGTTGCGGGCCTGCTTGGCGGAGCCGCCGGCGCTGTCGCCCTCGACGATGAAGATTTCGGACTTTGCCGGATCCTTCTCCGAGCAGTCGGCCAGCTTGCCGGGCAGGGAGGTGATGTCGAGCGCGCTCTTGCGGCGGGTCAGTTCGCGGGCCTTGCGGGCCGCTTCACGGGCGGCGGCGGCCTCGACGATCTTGCCGACGATGGCGCGGGCCTCGTTCGGATGCTCCTCGAACCAGGTGGCCAGGCCGTCCTGCACCAGGCCTTCGACGGCGGGGCGCACTTCGGACGAGACCAGCTTGTCCTTGGTCTGAGAGCTGAACTTCGGGTCCGGCACCTTGACCGACAGCACGCAGGTCAGGCCTTCGCGGGCGTCCTCGCCCGAGACATTGACCTTCTCGCGCTTGGCCAGGCCGGAGCTCTCGATGTAGTTGCCCATCACCCGGGTCAGGGCGGCGCGGAACGCGGCCAGGTGGGTGCCCCCATCCCGCTGCGGGATGTTGTTGGTGAAGCACAGCATGTGCTCGTGGTAGCTGTCGTTCCACCACAGGGCGAGGTCCAGCTCGACCTTGTCGCGGCGGCCGCGGATCACGATCGGATCCTTCAGCATGCCGTTCTTGGCCTTGTCGAGGTGGCGCACGAAGGCCTCGATGCCGCCCTCGTAGGACAGGATTTCCTCGAAGGGCTCCGCCTCGCGCAAGTCCTTGAAGCGGATGGTCACGCCCGAGTTCAGGAACGCCAGCTCGCGCAGGCGATGCTCCAGCGTCTTGCGGTCGAACTCGATGAACGAGAACGTCTCGGTCGAGGGCATGAAGGTGACCGAGGTGCCGGTCAGGAACTCGCCCGCCTTGGGCCCTTCGGTGCGGGTCGGGCTGTCGCCGGTGACCTTGAGCGAGGAGACCGCGTCGCCGCGCTCGAACCGCATCTCGTGGACCTGGCCGTTGCGGTGAATCTTCAGCTGCAGCCAGTCGGACAGGGCGTTGACCACCGACACGCCCACGCCGTGCAGGCCGCCGGAGACCTTGTAGCTGTTCTGGTCGAACTTACCGCCGGCGTGCAGCTGGGTCATGATGACCTCGGCCGCCGAGACGCCTTCGCCCTCGTGGATGTCGGTGGGGATGCCGCGGCCGTCATCAGTGATGGTGGCCGAGCCGTCGGCGTTGAGGATCACCTCCACCGCGGTGGCGTAGCCGGCCAGGGCTTCGTCGATGGCGTTGTCCACCACCTCATAGACCATGTGGTGCAGACCCGAGCCGTCATCGGTGTCGCCGATGTACATGCCGGGGCGCTTGCGCACCGCGTCCAGACCCTTGAGGACCTTGATCGAGTCCGCGCCGTACTCGCCGGGGGTCTCTTCGATCTCGGGGGCTTGGTTTTCGTCGCTCATCTACTGGTCCAGAACCGTCAGACCCGATGCGTCCACGCGGACGCCCAGGGCCCGACCCTTGAGGTGGTCGAACAGCGCTTCGTCGGTGCCCGTCAAAAAGGCTTGAAGGCCCAGCGCCGTGATTTCGTCGGCCAGAGCAGCCCGCCGTTTCAGGTCGAGATGCGCCGCGACTTCGTCGAGCAACAATATAGGGTTTGGCGCTGATTCCGCACGCGAAAGTCGCGCCGCCTGGGCCAAAACCAGGTTCAAAATCAGCGCTTTCTGCTCGCCAGTGGAGCATTCGGCGGCCGGACGGTCCTTTTCGGCATGGACGACAGCAAGATCGCCCCTGTGAGGCCCCGTCAAGGAGCGTCCGGCGGCTCCGTCCCGGGGCCTGGCGGCGGCCAGTGCGGCCGAAAGACGAGCCTCCAGCTCGGGTGATTCGGTCCCGTTTGCGGCCATGGTCTCCCAGTCGCCGGTCAGGCTGAGACGCGCCTGCGGGAACGGCCGGTCGCCCCGGCTGTCGATCTCGTCCTGCAGGGCCTGCAGGGTGCGCACCCGGGCGGCGGCCATCAGGGCTCCGGCCTGGGCCATGCGGGTCTCCAGGGCCGTCAGCCAGGCCTCGTCCCCCACCTCGTCCACCAGCAGGCGCAGGCGCTCGCGCTGGGCCTTCTCATAGGCGCTGGCGTGGGCGGCGTGGGCGGGCTCGGCGGCGAAGACCAGGCGGTCGAAGAACTTGCGCCGCTCGGACGCCGCCTCCAGGAACAGGCGGTCCTGCTGCGGGGTCAGCCAGACGGGCCGGATGTGGTCGGCCATGCGGCCGGGCGGGACGGCCTCGCCCTCCAGCCGCACCACGCGGCGGGCGGCCCCGGCGGTCTCGGTCCCGGTGCCCAGGCGGGTCTCGCCCTCCGGGTCCTCGACCACCGCCGCCACGGCCCAGGCGCGGCCCACGGCCTCGCCCGGCAGGCGGCGGCCGACCTCGGCCAGGGCGGAGCCGCGCAGGCCCCGGCCGGGCGACAGCAGGGACACGGCTTCCAGCAGGTTGGTCTTGCCCGCCCCGTTGGGGCCGAACAGGAAGACCGTGCGGCCGCCAGCCTCCAGCCGCGCCCGTTCATAGGAGCGGAAGTCGGTCAGGCTCAGGGATAGGACGGCGGCGCGGCTCACCCGGCGGGTTTTAGACCCAAGACCTTCTGCAGGAACAGGGTTTCCGCCTCGCGGCGGCGGTCGCTGTTGACGCGCTTGAAGAAGCCGTGGCCCTCGTCCTTGAACAGGACGTACCAGGTCTCGACCCCGTTCTTGCGCAGCTCGGCCACCACCTGGTCGGATTCGGACTGCGGCACGCGCGGGTCGTTGGCGCCCTGCATGATCAGCATCGGCTTGGTGATCTTGCCGACGTTGTTCATGGGCGAGATGCGTTCGAACACCTTCTGCATCTTTGGATCGCGCTCATCGCCGTACTCGGCCCGGCGCAGGTCGCGGCGATAGGTCTCGGTGTTCTTGAGGAACGAGGTGAAGTTGGAGATGCCGTAGCGCTCCACCCCGCCAGCCAGACGGTCCGAATAGTGGGTCATGACCGCCAGCGACATGTAGCCGCCGTAGGACTGGCCGTAGACGACGGCCCGCTTGGCGTCGAGGTCGGGCTGGGTCGCGATCCAGTCCAGCAGGGCGCCGATGTCCTTGACCAAGTCCTCGCGCTTTTCGGCGTTGTCGAGGTTCAGGTAGGTCTTGCCGTAGCCGGTGGAGCCCCGGACGTTGGGGACGATCACGGTGATCCCCATCTCGCCGACCATCTGCTGGATGTGCTGGTTGATCGAGTTGTAGACCGGCCGCGACTGGCCTTCGGGGCCGCCGTGGATGTCGATCACCACTGGGGTCGGCCCCCTGGCGTTCCGGGGGCGATAGACCAGGGCCGGGATCGAACGGCCGTCGAAGGACTTGAACCGCACCAGGGTCGGCTCGACCAGGCTTGCCGGATCGAGCCCCCCCAGCTCCGAGTTGGTCCAGCGCTCCAGCTTGCCTTCCAGGACATCCCAGCTCCAGGCGTCGCTGGAGGAGGTCGGGGTCGACAGGGAGAAGCCGAGCTTGGAGCCGTCCTTGTTGAAGGTCAGGTTCGACAGCACGCCGGCCGGCAGCTGCGCCTGCGGCAGGGCGCGGCGGGTGACGAAGTCGCGGACCACCAGCTTCGAATAGCCGTCCTCGTTGACCACATAGGCCAGGATGCGCCCGTCGCTGGACAGGGCGAACTCCTCGACGTCCCAGGGCTGCTCTCCCGAAAGGTTGGTCTTCTTGCCGGTGGCCAGGTCGATCTCGATCAGGCGGGCGAAGTCCGAACCTTCGTCCGACAGGATCAGCACGCGCTTGCCGTCGGGCGTGAACTTGCCGCCCTGATAGGCGATCGGGGTCTCGGCCGCGCCCAGGGGGGTCAGCTTGCCGCCCGCCACGTCCAGCAGCCAGCGCGGGGAGTCGTTGATCGACAGATAGCGGCCCAGCAGCACCGTCTTGCCGTCGGCGGACACGTCGATGGGCGACATGGCGCCCGTACCCTCGAGGATCGTGCGGCGGCCGTCCGGGGCGGACGGGTCGAGCATGATGATGTCGGCGTCGGCGTCGCCCTTGGCCGAGCGGCTCCAGACCAGGACCGAGCCGTCCTTGGACACGGCGGGCGACTGGTTGCGCGTGCCGGCCTCGGTGATGGTCGTGGTCTTGCCGTCCGCTTGGCGGACCAGCAGCTGGAACCACTCGTCGCCGCCGGTGTCTTTGCTGAGCAGCAGGCCCTTGCCGGCCGGTAGGGCGCCGACGCCGGCCACCGGCTCGTCATAGAAGGTGATCTGGTTGCGGGCCGCGCCGGGGGCGGCGACGGTATGGACCTGGTTGGTCTGGCCGAACCGGGTGGTGATCAGCATGGAGCCGTCGGCGGCCCAGTCCTGGAAGTAGGCCGAGCGGACATTCTGATACTTGGCCAGAACTCTCGCGCACCGAGGCCGGAGCCTCGGGCACGTTTTCGAGAACCTGGTTGCCGATCTCGCGGCGCTGGAGAGCCTGGGCCGACACGTCGGCGGCGGCGAACAGGCACAGCACGGCCGCGCCGAGGAACAGAGACTTCTTCACGATCAAACTCCCCCGCCCGCCCTCGGACCGGGGCGAGCTCGTTATGAACTCAGACCCGCAGCGGCATCAGCACGTAGCGCACGCCCGGATCAGCCGGATCGAGCACCAGGGTCGGGCTGGCCGGGTCGGCGAAGCGGAACTCCGCGGTGTCGGCGCCGATCTGGCCGCAGACGTCCAGCAGATAGCGGGCGTTGAAGCCGATCTCGAAGGGCTCGCCGTCGTAGTCGACCTCGACCTCTTCCACGGCCTGGCCGGCTTCCATGTTGCGGACGGTCAAGATGACCTTGCCCGGTTCCACGGCCAGCTTCACCGAACGGCTCTTTTCCGCCGAGATGGTGGCCACGCGGTCGACGGCCTTTGCGAACAGGCCGTTGTCGACCAGGAGAACCTTGGCGTTGTCCTTGGGGATGACGCGGACATAGTCGGGGAACGAGCCGTCGATGACCTTGGAGGTCAGGGCGGCGGCTCGGCCGAACTCCAGGCGCACCTTCTGGGGGCTGAGCTGCAGCTCGACGTTCTCGCCGGCGTCATCCAGCAGGCGGCGGATCTCGTTGATGGTCTTGCGCGGGACGATGACGCCCGGCGTGCCGGCGGCGCCTTCCGGCGCGGCCATTTCGGCCAGGGCCAGGCGGTGGCCGTCGGTAGCCACGGCGCGCAGCTTGGTCTCGCCGCCCTCGACCACGGTGTGGACGTACAGGCCGTTGAGATAGTAGCGCGTCTCTTCGGTGGAGATGGCGAAGCGGGTCTTGTCGATCAGGCGGATCAGGTCGCCGGTGTCGACGCTGATGCGGCCCGACAGACCGTCGGACGACATGACCGGGAAGTCGCCGGCCGGCAGGACCGGCAGGTTGAACTTGGAGCGGCCGGCCTGGATCTGCAGGCGCGGATCGTCGCCGTTGAAGCTGAGCGAGACATCGGCGCCGTCGGGCAGCTTGCGGACGATCTCGTACAGGGTCTGGGCCGGCGCCGTGATCTGGCCGGGGATATCGACCTGGGCCATGCCCTCGTCGATGATCTCCATGTCCAGGTCGGTGGCCGAGAAGCTGACCTGCTCGCGGTCGGCCGACAGCAGCACGTTGGACAGGATCGGGATGGTGTTGCGGCGCTCAACAACGCTCTGCACATGCCCCAGCGCCTTCAGAAGCGCCGCCCGCTCGATCGTAAGCTTCATGTCTAGTCCGGACTCGTGAGGCCGCAGGAGCCCCCGCGCGGCCTATGGAAAGGACCACGGACATTAGCCGAACTTGGCGCTTTAGGAAGAGGCAAGGGCCGCCTTTAGCCGCCTCTTGCAACCTATCCCCGCGATACTATGTTATTGAGAAGCATTCTCAACTAAGACATCGCACATGCGGCTCGCCCTGAAGACCCTGACCTACGCGACCATGCACCTGACGGTGGCCGTTGCCGTGGCGTACGTCCTGACCCGCAGCTGGAAGGTGGCGCTGGCGGTGGGGATCATCGAACCGATGGTCCAGACCATCACGTTCAATCTGCACGAACGGGCCTGGACGCGCGCCGACAAGCGGCGCGCGCAGAAGGATCAGGCCCGGGTGTCGACCGAACCGCCCTCGCCCGCCGCTTCGGCGCTGGCGTAGGGATTGGCGGCGGCGGTCGGCTCGGCCGGAGCCGTCTCGCCGATGCCGGTGGAGCCCTTGGCGGCGACCACCACCATGGCCGGACGCACCAGGCGGCCCAGCAGCTCATAGCCCGCCTGCAGGACCTGAATGACGCCGCCCGCGGCGACTTCCGTCGAGGGCTGCTCCATCATCGCCTGATGCAGGTGCGGGTCGAACTTGGAGCCCTTCACCGGATCGACGCGCTTGAGGCCATTGCGCTCGAAAGCGTCCATCAGGGCCTTTTCAGTCATCTCGATGCCGACCGTGAAAGTCTTCACCGGACCGTCCTCGGTCTCCTTGGGCGCGGCGGCCAGGGCGCGCGACAGGTTGTCGGCCACGCCAAGCAGGTCGCGGGAGAACTTCTGGATCGCGTAGGCGCGCGCCTCATTGGCCTCGCGCTCGGCGCGGCGGCGGGTGTTGTCGGCCTCGGCAGCGTAGCGAAGAACCTGTTCCTTCAGCGCGGCCACCTCGGCCTTCAGCGCTTCGGTCTCGGCGGCGGCGATCTCCGCGCCGTCGAAAGCTTCTTCGTTCGCCGGCGTTTGTTCGTCGGTCATGTCTCTCTCATCCGTCCAAAAGCTTGCCAAGGACCCTGGCGGTATAGTCCACCAATGGGATGACCCGGGCGTAATTCAAGCGGGCCGGGCCGATCACGCCGATCGCGCCCAACACCTTTTGCCGGCCCGTCATATAGGGCGCGGCGATCACAGCGGAACCCGAAAGCGAGAAAAGCCGCGTTTCGGCCCCGATGAATATACGCACGCCCTGGGCTTCGCGCACATTATCGAGCAGCCCGACCAGCTGCTCCTTCTGCTCCAGATCGTCGAACAGCATGCGTACCCGCTCCAGGTCCTCCATGGCGCCGGGCTCGGAGAGCAGGTTGGCGCGGCCGCGCACGATCAAGGCCCGTTCGGTTCCGTCGCCGCCGCCCCAGGCGGCCAGGCCGTCCTCCACCAGGCGGGCGGCGGTCTGGTCCAGCTCGCGCCGGGCGCGGTCCAGCTCGCCGCGCATCTCCAGCTTGGTCTCGGCCAGGGTGCGGCCGGCCAGGCGCGCGGCGAGGAAGTTCGACGCCTCGGTCAGGGCCGAGGGCGTCAGGCCCGCCGGCCGCTTCATCAGCCGGTTCTCGACCGTGCCGTCCTCGAAGACCATGACCGCCAGGGCCTGATCGGCGCCCAGGGCGATGAATTCCACGTGCTTGACGCCGGCGTCGCGCACCGGCGCCGAGACCACCCCCGCCCCGCCGGCCAGGCCGGACAACATGGCGCTGGCCTCGTTCATCACCTCTTCGAACGAATTGCCCTTGGCGAACAGGCGCGCGTCAATGGCGCGGCGCTCCTCCTCGGCCAGGTCGCCGACCTCCAGCAGGCCGTCCACGAACAGACGCAGGCCGGCATGGGTCGGCAGGCGGCCGGCGCTGGTGTGCGGCGCGCCCAGCAGGCCCAGCTGCGTCAGATCCTGCATGGTGTTGCGGATCGAGGCCGGGGACAGATGCACCCCGCCCTTGGACACCGTGCGCGAGCCCACGGGCTCGCCGGTCTCCAGATAGGTCTCCACCACGCGGCGGAAGATGTCGCGCGCCCGGCTGTCCAGATCGGTCAGGGACAGGGTCGGGGGCGCGCCGGGCAGGAACGACGTCATGGGGCCAGATGTAAGCGGCGTGGACGATCCGCGCCATATCTAGGATAAGCGGCGCCTTCACAGGAAAGCTTGCCCCCATGCGCCCGTCCGAACGCACCGCCGACGCCCTTCGCCCCGTGACCCTGGAGACCAAGGTCAACCGCTACGCCGAAGGTTCGTGCCTGATCGGCTTCGGCCACACCAAGGTTCTGGTCACCGCGACCGTGGAAGAGAGCCTGCCGGGCTGGCTGCGCGGCAAGGGCCAGGGCTGGGTCACGGCCGAGTACGGCATGCTTCCCCGCGCCACCCACAGCCGGGGTCGCCGCGAAGCCGCCGCCGGCAAGCAGAGCGGCCGCACCCAGGAAATCCAGCGCCTGATCGGCCGCTCCCTGCGCGCCGTGGTGGATCTGAAGGCCCTGGGCGAGCGCCAGATCACCCTGGACTGCGACGTCATCCAGGCCGACGGCGGCACCCGCACGGCGGCGATCACCGGCGCCTGGGTCGCCCTGCGCCTGGCCACCGGCTACCTGCTGGAGGAAGGCGTGCTGAAGGCCGATCCGATCCTGGACCAGGTGGCGGCGGTGTCCTGCGGCGTGTTCAACGGCGTGCCCGTCCTCGACCTCGACTACGAGGAGGATTCCAACGCCGAGGCCAACTCCAACTTCGTCCTGACCGGCGGCGGCGACATCGTCGAGATCCAGGCCACGGGCGAGAAGCGCGGCTTCAGCCGAGCCGAGTTCGAGGCCCTGTATGGTCTGGCGGAAAAGGGCATCGGCGAGCTGTTCGTGATGCAGCGCGCCGCCGCCGGGCTGTAGCGCCAAGGGGTCGGCCGCGATGCAGATCATGTCCTTGCAAGACCTGGACGTGATCGTGCGCGCAGCCGGCGCGACCCTGGCCCTGGCCGGGGTGTTTCTTCTGCACCGCGACGGCCATCGCCGGCTGGCCATGGCCTTCCTGCCCCTGGCGCTCGGCTTGGCCGGCTTTCTGGCCGGCAACACGCCTGAGACCGCCCTGCGCCTGGGCGGGATGGCCGGCTATGTGGGCAAGTTTCTGGCCGGCTGGGCGGCGGTCTTCCTGTGGTGGTTCTGCCTGGCGGTCTTTGATCGCGGCTTTCGGCCCAGGGGCGCGGTGCTGGCCACGGGCCTGGCCTGGATCATTATCGCTAGCGCGGATCGCGGCCTGTTCGGCCCGGCCCTGGAGGATCTGGGCCTATCCTGGATCCTGATCACGCTTGGTTTCGGCATGGTCGCCCACCTGGCCTGGCGGGTGATCCGCGACCGGGAGGGCGACCTGCTCGATCGTCGGCGCGGCGCGCGGATGATGGTGGTGGTCCTGCTGGGCGGGCAGCTTCTGGCCGACCTGGCGGTGGATGTGGTCCTGGGCATGGACTGGCAGCCGCACGCCTTTTCCATCCTCCAGAACGCCGGCTTCCTGCTGTTCGTCTGCTGGCTAGCCTGGGTCGGGTTCGAGACAGATGAACCGGCGCCGCCCATCCAGAAGAAGGCCGCAGCGCCCGTCGACACCGCCGAGGACACGCGGCTGAAGGATCGCCTGGGCTTCCTGATCGATGTGGAGCGGGTCCATCTCGACCCCGAGCTGACCTTTGACGGCTTCGTCCGCCAGATGGGCGCGCCGGAGCGGACCGTGCGCCGCCTGATCAACCACCAGCTCGGCCACGACCATTTCCGCAGCTTCCTGAACGCAAAGCGCGTGGACGAGGCCCGCCGCCTGCTGGCCGACCCGGGACGGCGGGGCGACAAGCTGATCGCCATCGCGCTGGACAGCGGCTTTTCCTCGCTGGCGTCCTTCAATCGCGTGTTCCGCGATGTCGCCCACACCACGCCCAGCGCTTTTCGCGCCCACGCCGGGTTCTGAGGAACGATCCGCCGCCTTCTGAGAAGCGCGGCCCTCACGGCGAAGCTAGGTCTCCGCGCAAATCAATTGCGGAGATACGCGCGTGAACAGTCTTATCGCAATCGCCGGCGTGCTGGGGCTGCTGCTCGCGGCGGGCGGCGTGATCGGGTTGCTGCGCCCGAGCCAGTTTCGCCCACTGTGGCTCTTTACGGCGGCGGGCCTGGTCCTGCTCGCCGACTTCCTGCTGACCCGCGGCTACGGCCTGCTGCCCAACCTGATCCCGGGAGAGCGCAACTGGCAGGGAATGATCCTGGCCCTGGCGACCGTGCTGGCCGTCGCCTCGACCCCGGCGTTCGGGTGGCGGGCCTCCTACCTGACGCCGGTCCAGGCGCCGGGCAGCCTCAAACCCGCCCTGCTGGTCTCGGCGCTCTATATGGGCTTCTTCCTGGCTCTCGCCTTGGCATTCCCCAACGGGCCGACCCTGGCCGAGGATCTCGCCTTCCAGCTCACCATGCCGGGGCTGATGGAGGAGGCCTTTTATCGTGGGGTGCTGCTGGTGGCGCTCGGCCGGGCGTTTACCGGACGCTTGAACCTGCTTGGCGTGGACTGGAGCTGGGGCGCGATCCTGTCCTGCGCCCTGTTCGGTCTGGCGCACGCCTTCGGCTTCTCGCGCGGGGCGTTCTCGTTCGATCCGCTGACCATGGCGTTGACCGCCATGCCGTCGCTGATCGCGGCGTGGCTGGTGTTGCGGACGCGGAGCATTCTGCTGCCGATCGTGCTGCACAACTTCGGCAACGCGATCATGCTGCTGGTCTAGCTGAGGCCGCCCTGCAGCTCTTCCTCGAAATCGTCGTCGGCCGGCCCCGGCTCGAAGACCAACAGGTCTCCAGGCTGGCAGCCCAGCTCGCGGCACAAGGCGTCGAGGGTCGAGAATCGGATGGCCCGCGCCTTGCCGGTCTTGAGGATCGACAGGTTGGCGATGGTCACGCCGACCCGGTCGGCGAGTTCGGTGAGGGACATGCGCCGTTCGGCGAGGACGCGGTCGAGCTGAACACGGATGGCCATGGGGCGACGCTCTGCCTGAAAACTCTAAATGGTCAGTTCAGCTTCGCGGCGAAGGCGGGCGCCCTCGCGGAAGATTTCGGCCAGCACCAGCACCACCAGCACTGAGAACCAGGCGGTCAGGTTGACCCCGCCGTCGATGCGGTTGGAGCCCGGCGCCAGCCACGCAGCGAGGCCCCAGAACGCGTAACGCCCCAGCTCCAGCCCGCCCAGCACCAGGCCCACGACCCGCAGGCGGCGCACATTGTCGGGATGGAAGGGGTCGCCCGCTGTCAGGGTCACGAAGATGCGGCGCAGACGGCCGACGATGATCAGCACCCCGCCCAGATAGAGGGCGGCGGCGGCCAGGACCCCGGCCAGCAGCGGGCCCTTGGCGGTCACCTCGCGGCCATCGTCGCCGCTGATGTGGATGCCCTTGAGCAGTTCGGGATTGAAGCTGAGCAGCAGCGCCCCGAGGGCGCAGAGCGCCAGCAGGGCCACGCCGGCCCAGAGCGCGAAATAGACGACGTCGAGGATGATCTTCAGAAAGCTCGATACCGAGCCCGGCCCCAAGGCGCGCATGCCTCAAATTCCCCTAGGTCGATCGTCCGGGGTCGTCCCCGAAACCCGCCGCCCGTCAGCCTCAAGGCCAGGGCGGACGGCGAGAATGCCTTGCGTCGGGCGGGCTTGGAAGCCGCCGACGACGGACGTCCTAGATCGAGCGGACCAGGAACATGGCGGCCGACAGGGGCAGGCCCGACAGCAGGGCGACGGTCAGAGCGGTCATCGACAGACGGTCGAGGGTGTTCATGAAGCGGGAGGCGGTCATTTCGGTCATCCTTTGTGCAGCGCAACATGAAGCGGGGCGACCCCGCTTCGGTGAGGCCGCGATGGCCTCGTTTCCTGTGGCACTACTTAGGATTTCGCCGAATACCAATCAAGGAACATATCGAAAAACGATATTAAACCTTTGCAATGAAATGAACCGGTTGTAATGCAGCGCAGCATCATTCCTTCGGCTCGGAGGCCTTCATCGACGGACGCTGGCTGATCGTCGCGTACCACTCGGTCAGGTGCGGGCGGCCCTCGCGCCAATCCAGCACCTTGCGGAAGTCCAGATAACCAAGCTGGGCGGCGACGGCGATCTCGCCGATCTGGAAGCGGCCGTCGAACTCGTCGTCCTCCAGGCTGTCGAGGGCGGCCAGGATGGCCGCGCGCTGGCGGGCGATCTGGTCGGCGTGTTGGTCGGCGACCGGGCGCTTTTCCTGGCCCACCACGCGTAGAGCCGCGTCGCCGATGCCGTCGGCCAGGGCCTGGGCGGTCAGGGC contains the following coding sequences:
- the hrcA gene encoding heat-inducible transcriptional repressor HrcA: MTSFLPGAPPTLSLTDLDSRARDIFRRVVETYLETGEPVGSRTVSKGGVHLSPASIRNTMQDLTQLGLLGAPHTSAGRLPTHAGLRLFVDGLLEVGDLAEEERRAIDARLFAKGNSFEEVMNEASAMLSGLAGGAGVVSAPVRDAGVKHVEFIALGADQALAVMVFEDGTVENRLMKRPAGLTPSALTEASNFLAARLAGRTLAETKLEMRGELDRARRELDQTAARLVEDGLAAWGGGDGTERALIVRGRANLLSEPGAMEDLERVRMLFDDLEQKEQLVGLLDNVREAQGVRIFIGAETRLFSLSGSAVIAAPYMTGRQKVLGAIGVIGPARLNYARVIPLVDYTARVLGKLLDG
- the rph gene encoding ribonuclease PH, which translates into the protein MRPSERTADALRPVTLETKVNRYAEGSCLIGFGHTKVLVTATVEESLPGWLRGKGQGWVTAEYGMLPRATHSRGRREAAAGKQSGRTQEIQRLIGRSLRAVVDLKALGERQITLDCDVIQADGGTRTAAITGAWVALRLATGYLLEEGVLKADPILDQVAAVSCGVFNGVPVLDLDYEEDSNAEANSNFVLTGGGDIVEIQATGEKRGFSRAEFEALYGLAEKGIGELFVMQRAAAGL
- a CDS encoding helix-turn-helix domain-containing protein — translated: MSLQDLDVIVRAAGATLALAGVFLLHRDGHRRLAMAFLPLALGLAGFLAGNTPETALRLGGMAGYVGKFLAGWAAVFLWWFCLAVFDRGFRPRGAVLATGLAWIIIASADRGLFGPALEDLGLSWILITLGFGMVAHLAWRVIRDREGDLLDRRRGARMMVVVLLGGQLLADLAVDVVLGMDWQPHAFSILQNAGFLLFVCWLAWVGFETDEPAPPIQKKAAAPVDTAEDTRLKDRLGFLIDVERVHLDPELTFDGFVRQMGAPERTVRRLINHQLGHDHFRSFLNAKRVDEARRLLADPGRRGDKLIAIALDSGFSSLASFNRVFRDVAHTTPSAFRAHAGF
- a CDS encoding lysostaphin resistance A-like protein → MNSLIAIAGVLGLLLAAGGVIGLLRPSQFRPLWLFTAAGLVLLADFLLTRGYGLLPNLIPGERNWQGMILALATVLAVASTPAFGWRASYLTPVQAPGSLKPALLVSALYMGFFLALALAFPNGPTLAEDLAFQLTMPGLMEEAFYRGVLLVALGRAFTGRLNLLGVDWSWGAILSCALFGLAHAFGFSRGAFSFDPLTMALTAMPSLIAAWLVLRTRSILLPIVLHNFGNAIMLLV
- a CDS encoding helix-turn-helix domain-containing protein translates to MAIRVQLDRVLAERRMSLTELADRVGVTIANLSILKTGKARAIRFSTLDALCRELGCQPGDLLVFEPGPADDDFEEELQGGLS
- a CDS encoding DUF2975 domain-containing protein, with protein sequence MRALGPGSVSSFLKIILDVVYFALWAGVALLALCALGALLLSFNPELLKGIHISGDDGREVTAKGPLLAGVLAAAALYLGGVLIIVGRLRRIFVTLTAGDPFHPDNVRRLRVVGLVLGGLELGRYAFWGLAAWLAPGSNRIDGGVNLTAWFSVLVVLVLAEIFREGARLRREAELTI
- a CDS encoding glutathione S-transferase N-terminal domain-containing protein, translating into MQLLYSPTSPFARKVRVAMIELELEDRIQLAAVDPWTDETLRGQNPLSKVPTLVTGDGEIIFDSRVICEHLDVLAGGRLFPANGPERWRALTAQALADGIGDAALRVVGQEKRPVADQHADQIARQRAAILAALDSLEDDEFDGRFQIGEIAVAAQLGYLDFRKVLDWREGRPHLTEWYATISQRPSMKASEPKE